The DNA window ACAGCTAAAATTACCATTACACCTACAAACCCTGGATGTATGAGTGCTGCTAACATGGCTATGCAGGCCAGAACAGCTGCTGAAGGTTTAGATGAAATTGATAAGGCTGAAATTGTAATGGAAGGCCATATGATGGCAGATGCCATCAGTGAAATGGTCAACAAATAAATGCCATGAATTGGAACATCACAGCCCTTGTTGGTGTTCCAGGTGTGGGTAAAACCTCACTTTGCAAAACTGCAACAGGGCAAGTTGGAATTAAATATGTGAACTATGGAGAGCTCATGCTCGAAGTAGCCACATCCAATGATCTGGCTTCAAGTCAAGGTGAAATGTTTCATCTAAAACTTGAAGTCCAGGAATTCATTTGGAAACAGGCTGCTATCCAAGTTCGGACCATGGCAAAAAACCAGAATCTTCTGGTGGATCTGCATGGTTTAGATATTTCTGATGAGGGTTACATTCAATCGTTACCAATTGAAACCTTCTGTCCAGATCTGATCGTTATTGTTGAAGCCTCCTACGAAGACATCATGCTTCGAAGGATGGGTGATGATACACGTAACAGATCATTGGTTGATCTGAAATCTTTGGAAGAACAGTTTCAATTGTTGAGGATGTCCATGATGTCTGCCGCTGTTTTATGTAGTGCTTTCGTTAAAATTTTGCACAACGATGATCTTGATAGTTGCGTCACCGAACTTGTGAGCTTGCTATCAAAAGGGTCTTGACTGGAATATGTAATAAAATTCTGATCCATGGTACTAAAGATCTCCTGGTGCAACCTAAAAAATCATGAAATAGAGAAAAAGGTTATATAGGATGAAGTGTAAATGTTGAATCTACCCCTATAGTATTTTTGACTGTTTACGAATACAATTAAGTATGTGTAACTCTTTTATATTTGAGGGCCCGTGGCTCAGGCGGTAGAGCGCACGGCTGATAACCGTGAGGTCCTGGGTTCGAATCCCAGCGGGCCCATTAAATTTTTCATTGCTACAACTTTTTTTTTATGCCATTATTTCTGAAATTTTAATATCGAGAACAATTTCAAAAAATATATATTTGAGTAAAAAAAATATTCAAATGGAGCAATTGTAAAATTCAAGGTAATGAGTTAAACACATTATTACCTCATTTTTTTACCTCTTTTTTCAATAATATATCAAATAAAAGTTTAAATCTACTTCTAAATAATATTAAAGCTTAAAAAATAAAATAAAGTGTTGGATGTTGAATTTAAAAATTTATTCAACTTCCTTGTCGCGGTCTTCTAATTCAGGGTTGAATTTTTTTTTAGTTGTTACTTATCTCGATGAAACTTCCAAGTTTTTCCAATGCCCTTCCAGATTTAACTGTTGCATATGCATTTTGGTAACCCATCTTTAAACTATCTGCTTGTCCCGCAATGTAGAGTATGGCAGCTGCATTAACAAGACACATGTCAAGCTTTGCCCTTTCCTCTGTTGTGCTGTTTTTACCAGATAGAACATCCTTCACCACTTGGATGTTTTCTTCAATGGTTTCAGGTGCCCTTATAAATCTTGACTTTGACCTTTTAACACCAAAATCTTCGGGATAGATGTCTTTAACAGTTACCCTTCCATTTTCAAGAATTGCCACCCTGGTTTTGCCTATGGTAGAAATTTCATCCATGGCTGGATCATCGTTCTCATCAAATCCATGCACCACCATTGCATGTTTAACATCAAGATTTTTAAGAACATCTGCAATGATCTCCACATATTCCGGGTCAAAAACACCTAGCAGCTGTATATCTGCATTTGCAGGTGAGGTTAAAGGGCCTAATATGTTGAACACCGTTCTTATTCCCAGTTCCTGTCTGACTGGCATTATCCTTTTCATTGAGGGATGGAAATTTGGTGCAAATATGAAGGAAATCTTACAGGTTTCGATACATCTTTCAACTGAACTTTTATCGCAGTTTATGTTAACACCCAGGGCTTCAAGAATATCTGCACCTCCACATTTACTGGTTATGCTCCTATTTCCATGTTTTGCTATGGCAACATCGGATGCAGCAGCTATAATTGCGGCTGTGGTGCTTATGTTGAATGTTTTAAGCCGGTCCCCCCCGGTACCGCAAGTATCCACCAGCGGAAGGTCAGTTTCAGGTGAAACTTCGATGCATAACTCCCTCATAGCCTTCACAAAGCCTGTTATTTCATCTGCTGTTTCACCCTTCATACTAAGTGCCGTTAAAAATGCTGCTGTTCTTATTTCTCCAGCTTCTCCACTGGTCATTTCCATCATTGAGGTGTAGGCTTCATCTTGAGTCAGGTCATTTCCAGCTACAACCTTTTTGAGACATTCAGATATCATTTTGTGTGCGTCCTATATCTTGGTTGATTGTTTAAGTTCACTGCAGAATTTACCAATCTCTTCGAGTGCCTTGTCTTTGTTGTCAAGGTTAGCTGTGATGATGTTTATGATGGCACTGGCTACTATTGCACCGTTGGATCCTGATTTTATAACGTCCCGCACATGTTCAGGTTTTGAAATTCCAAAGCCAACTGCAATTGGTAGATCTGTACGATCTTTAACCCTTGTTATGAGATCAACTGTGCTTGTTTGGATGTCTGATCTTGCGCCTGTCACACCCATGACGGCCACAACGTAGAGAAATCCTGATGCATGTTTAGCTATTTCATCGATCCTCTCGTTTCTGGTTGTCTGTGCAACCATGAATATTTGATTGACACCGTACTTGTCTGCCATTTCAACTGCGGATCCTGCTTCTTCTATTGGAAGGTCTGCTGCAAGAATTCCAGTTACACCTGCTTCACTGGCACGTTTGTAAAATGTTTCAATGCCCTTCCTGTAGATGAGGTTGTAGTAAACAAGCAGTCCTATAGGTACCTGGGTAAATTCACGAATTCTTTCTATGAATTTGAAGCACTTCTCTGTGGTCATTCCAGATTCAAGTGCACGGATATCTGCTGTTTGTACACTTGGACCGTCTGCAACAGGATCACTAAATGGGAATCCAATTTCAAGTGCGTCTGCCCCGTTTTCAACGAATTTTTTAACTATCTCGATGGATGTTTCAAAGTTAGGGTCCCCTGCAACTACAAATGGTATGAATGCTCCTTCATTCTTGTTTTTAAGTTCTTCAAATACTTCTTTGTAGGTCTTGGTTTTCTGGTTGTTTGGGTTCATACTTCCACCCCCATTTCCTTGGCAACTATGAACATGTCCTTATCTCCCCTTCCAGACAGGTTTATGATGATTGTTTTTCCCTTGTTCTCTTCCATTGATGCGTATTTTTCTGCGTATGCAACTGCATGTGAGCTTTCAAGTGCAGGTATTATTCCCTCGTATTTGGAGAGTAGTTCAAATCCTCTGAGTGCTTCTTTGTTGGTTACTGCCACGTAGTT is part of the Methanobacterium lacus genome and encodes:
- a CDS encoding metal-sulfur cluster assembly factor yields the protein MSEELVEKIRTALSTVADPHMGVSIVEMGLVTGIEVDEEAKTAKITITPTNPGCMSAANMAMQARTAAEGLDEIDKAEIVMEGHMMADAISEMVNK
- a CDS encoding adenylate kinase; this encodes MNWNITALVGVPGVGKTSLCKTATGQVGIKYVNYGELMLEVATSNDLASSQGEMFHLKLEVQEFIWKQAAIQVRTMAKNQNLLVDLHGLDISDEGYIQSLPIETFCPDLIVIVEASYEDIMLRRMGDDTRNRSLVDLKSLEEQFQLLRMSMMSAAVLCSAFVKILHNDDLDSCVTELVSLLSKGS
- the trpD gene encoding anthranilate phosphoribosyltransferase, whose product is MISECLKKVVAGNDLTQDEAYTSMMEMTSGEAGEIRTAAFLTALSMKGETADEITGFVKAMRELCIEVSPETDLPLVDTCGTGGDRLKTFNISTTAAIIAAASDVAIAKHGNRSITSKCGGADILEALGVNINCDKSSVERCIETCKISFIFAPNFHPSMKRIMPVRQELGIRTVFNILGPLTSPANADIQLLGVFDPEYVEIIADVLKNLDVKHAMVVHGFDENDDPAMDEISTIGKTRVAILENGRVTVKDIYPEDFGVKRSKSRFIRAPETIEENIQVVKDVLSGKNSTTEERAKLDMCLVNAAAILYIAGQADSLKMGYQNAYATVKSGRALEKLGSFIEISNN
- the trpA gene encoding tryptophan synthase subunit alpha, which gives rise to MNPNNQKTKTYKEVFEELKNKNEGAFIPFVVAGDPNFETSIEIVKKFVENGADALEIGFPFSDPVADGPSVQTADIRALESGMTTEKCFKFIERIREFTQVPIGLLVYYNLIYRKGIETFYKRASEAGVTGILAADLPIEEAGSAVEMADKYGVNQIFMVAQTTRNERIDEIAKHASGFLYVVAVMGVTGARSDIQTSTVDLITRVKDRTDLPIAVGFGISKPEHVRDVIKSGSNGAIVASAIINIITANLDNKDKALEEIGKFCSELKQSTKI